CAAATCTGCGGGATTTTTTTTAGGGTAATTTCCTTATAAACGAACATACCGACAACAAACGCATAGACTGCTACGACCGCACCACCTTCCGTCGGTGTGAATATCCCCATGCGAATACCGGCAATGATAATGACTGGCATCAAAAGTGACCAACTGGCATCTTTGAAACGCCGCCACTTTTCAGCATTGCTCACGCCACCTTCGCGTGGATAGCCCTTCATCCGCGCATAAATATATGCATAGACCTGAAAACCTATACCAATAGCTAATCCAGGCGCGAGTGCAGCCAGGAACATATCTCCAATCGAGGCCTGTGCTGAGACACCATAGATAATAATGGCAATGCTCGGTGGCAGAATAAGTGCGAGGCTGCCTGAACATGCGACAAGCGCGCCGGAAAAAGCGGCATCATATTTTCGCTTCTTCATTTCCGGGATCATTACTGAGCCCAATGCGGCAACATCTGCGACACCTGAACCAGACACACCACCCATAACAATCCCGCTCGCCGATACCACCTGAGCGAGACTGCCTCGAATATTACCAAAAATTGACAGGGCAAAGCTGATAATACGTGTAGTGATACCACCATGCCCCATCAGTGCACCGGCCAGCATAAATAGAGGTATGGCCATCAATGGAAAAGAGTCTACAGACGTAAATAGACGTTGACCAAACAACGCCATCGGCAGGCCATTATACCAAATTGCTACAAGAGAAGCGATTGCGATACCAAACGCAACTGGCAAGCCAATCGCCAGGAAAAGCGCGAAGCCACCAAAAAGAATAAGCGAAATCACTATATGGATCCTTCCACAGCAGTTGCCGAAGCATCCACTTCTGCAGGATCACTGCTGAATGTGCGTCGCCATGCTTCTCGTAACGCGAAGTAGAGAAGTGTAATTCCACTAAATGGGATTACAGAATAAATGAAGTACATTGGTATTCCTAAAGCCGCGCTCCTTTGATTAACCCCAAATTTGATCAGCGAAGCACCACCGATGATCAGCGCTGCGCCGACCACAGCAACAAGCAGAGCATTCAATACTGTCAATAGCCTTGAGGGCTTAGCGGGGAGCAGGTTCACGAGGAAATCAAGTGCAACATGCGCTCGTGCCTGAAAGGCAGCAGCCATACCAAGAAACGTTATCCAAACAAAAATATATCGTCCTACTTCCTCCGACCAGCTAAGCGAGTTTGCAAATGCATAACGCGCGACAACCTGGGAGAATGTCACCACCATCATAGCAAAGATCAGCATGCCGATAGCCCAAAGCAGGAATTTCTGGATTAATTGGTCAAGTTTGTTCAAGCTTGCCTCCTCCGCACAAAGAACACCCGCCACAGCCTACTAATCGCGACGGGTAATCAGGCTTGGTTGAACTCAGCGTTTAAGAGCAGTTGTGATACGATTATAAAGATCTATGTTAACAGTTTTAGCGAAAGGCTCATGAGCAGCAACTGCTGCG
This DNA window, taken from Brucella pseudogrignonensis, encodes the following:
- a CDS encoding TRAP transporter large permease → MISLILFGGFALFLAIGLPVAFGIAIASLVAIWYNGLPMALFGQRLFTSVDSFPLMAIPLFMLAGALMGHGGITTRIISFALSIFGNIRGSLAQVVSASGIVMGGVSGSGVADVAALGSVMIPEMKKRKYDAAFSGALVACSGSLALILPPSIAIIIYGVSAQASIGDMFLAALAPGLAIGIGFQVYAYIYARMKGYPREGGVSNAEKWRRFKDASWSLLMPVIIIAGIRMGIFTPTEGGAVVAVYAFVVGMFVYKEITLKKIPQICMEAAIGTAVVAAIIAATSLFGWLLTNAQLPQAIAAAILTLTDNPILLLLLINVMLLIIGMFVDSGPAILLMTPILLPVANQIGVDPVQFGLIMVINLTIGLLTPPVGTALYLASSISGVAIMRLTRAMLPFWGIMVFVLLLVTYWPGFTSWAISR
- a CDS encoding TRAP transporter small permease — translated: MNKLDQLIQKFLLWAIGMLIFAMMVVTFSQVVARYAFANSLSWSEEVGRYIFVWITFLGMAAAFQARAHVALDFLVNLLPAKPSRLLTVLNALLVAVVGAALIIGGASLIKFGVNQRSAALGIPMYFIYSVIPFSGITLLYFALREAWRRTFSSDPAEVDASATAVEGSI